A region from the Geobacter benzoatilyticus genome encodes:
- a CDS encoding thioredoxin family protein: MATASYLISCPSCGTGNRIPADKEGLRGRCGNCKSALPPLYCHPQQVTDRTFDSFINSYPGPVLAEFWAPTUPHCHTFAPVVQTVAERLAGQAAILQINTQDSPSLAARFSIRGIPAIVLLKHGRVVDQLPGAQPIDAVLAWFRRKA; the protein is encoded by the coding sequence ATGGCTACGGCAAGCTACCTGATTTCCTGCCCGTCCTGCGGTACTGGTAACCGTATCCCGGCTGATAAAGAGGGCCTGCGGGGACGCTGCGGCAACTGCAAGTCAGCATTGCCGCCGTTGTACTGCCATCCCCAGCAAGTGACCGACCGGACCTTCGACTCCTTCATCAACTCCTATCCTGGTCCGGTGCTGGCAGAGTTTTGGGCACCCACCTGACCGCACTGCCATACCTTCGCACCGGTGGTGCAAACAGTTGCTGAAAGACTGGCCGGCCAGGCGGCTATATTACAAATCAATACCCAGGACAGCCCGTCGTTGGCGGCTCGCTTCAGTATCCGTGGTATACCGGCAATAGTACTGTTGAAGCATGGACGCGTTGTTGATCAATTACCGGGAGCACAACCGATTGATGCGGTTCTGGCATGGTTCCGCCGGAAAGCATGA
- a CDS encoding Hsp20/alpha crystallin family protein has product MAANSLTERNDERSVQTREETRSNEKYIRPAVNIIETEEGLVLTADIPGASKDALDVNVGKGILTISAPAQHTMPGTSAYREFELANYYRQFTIPESLDHEKAHADYVNGILTLRIPKAEIAKPKRIAVQVG; this is encoded by the coding sequence ATGGCAGCCAACAGCTTGACGGAAAGAAACGACGAACGGAGTGTGCAGACCCGTGAAGAGACGCGGTCGAACGAAAAATATATCCGCCCGGCGGTGAATATCATCGAGACAGAAGAAGGTCTGGTCCTGACAGCTGACATTCCAGGCGCTTCCAAGGATGCTCTCGATGTGAACGTGGGAAAAGGCATCCTGACCATCAGCGCTCCGGCGCAGCACACCATGCCGGGAACCTCGGCCTACCGGGAATTTGAACTGGCCAACTACTACCGTCAGTTCACCATTCCCGAGAGCCTCGACCACGAAAAGGCCCATGCCGACTATGTGAACGGCATCCTGACCTTGCGGATACCGAAGGCCGAAATCGCCAAACCGAAACGGATCGCCGTCCAGGTCGGTTGA
- a CDS encoding DnaJ C-terminal domain-containing protein, which translates to MATYQDYYAILGVGKTATQEEVQRAYRKLARKYHPDINKESTAEEKFKQINEAYEVLGDPEKRAKYDQFGSGWDGQFANQGYQGGDNVRFHFSTADPGQFSDFFQNLFGGGWSFGEETEFRGGGTRRRRGRDHETSISITLADACHGDRKTIELERVETDSRGRPTRTRRSYDVTIPPGVTDGSLIRLAGQGGSGSGGGDAGDLFLRVSILPDSRFTLNGHDLATTVDITPWEAALGAKVLVPTIDGRINLTVPAGTQSGQTLRVRGKGMPVASGRYGDLLVNVRIVVPKHLSARERHLFEELAKESRFDPRV; encoded by the coding sequence ATGGCAACGTATCAGGATTATTACGCCATCCTCGGCGTAGGAAAAACGGCAACCCAGGAAGAGGTCCAGCGGGCCTACCGTAAACTGGCCCGCAAGTACCATCCCGACATCAACAAGGAAAGCACTGCCGAGGAGAAATTCAAGCAGATCAACGAAGCCTACGAGGTGCTGGGTGACCCGGAAAAACGGGCCAAGTACGATCAGTTCGGCAGTGGCTGGGATGGTCAATTCGCTAACCAGGGGTATCAGGGAGGCGACAATGTCCGATTCCACTTCTCCACTGCCGATCCGGGCCAGTTCAGTGACTTCTTCCAGAACCTCTTCGGCGGCGGGTGGAGTTTTGGCGAAGAGACCGAATTCCGGGGCGGAGGCACCAGGAGGCGGCGAGGCCGCGACCATGAGACTTCCATTAGTATCACGCTGGCCGACGCCTGTCATGGCGACCGGAAAACCATTGAACTGGAACGGGTGGAAACAGACAGCAGAGGCAGACCGACCAGGACCAGACGCAGCTATGATGTCACCATCCCACCGGGTGTTACGGACGGATCCCTGATCCGCCTTGCCGGGCAAGGCGGCAGCGGCAGCGGCGGTGGGGATGCCGGCGACCTGTTCCTGCGAGTCAGCATTCTTCCCGACAGCCGTTTCACCCTGAACGGCCATGACCTGGCCACAACAGTCGATATCACCCCTTGGGAGGCGGCCCTCGGGGCAAAGGTACTGGTGCCGACCATCGATGGCCGGATCAATCTCACCGTGCCGGCCGGTACCCAGAGCGGCCAGACCTTACGGGTTCGGGGCAAGGGGATGCCGGTTGCGTCGGGCCGCTACGGAGACCTGCTGGTGAATGTGCGTATTGTGGTGCCGAAACATCTCTCGGCCAGGGAGCGGCATCTCTTCGAGGAATTGGCAAAAGAATCGCGATTCGATCCGCGTGTGTGA
- a CDS encoding NADP-dependent isocitrate dehydrogenase — MATHKIIWTEIDEAPALATYSLLPIVQAFTRGTGVEVETRNISLAGRIISIFPENLTEAQRIPDQLAQLGELTQSPEANIIKLPNISASVPQLKEAIKELQRQGYNVPDYPEDPKTDAEKEVKERYAKVLGSAVNPVLREGNSDRRAPLSVKNFSKKNPHNLAHWSPDSSAHVAHMTGGDFYGNEKSITAEDAFEFRIELINKDGKTTVLKDKMKAEKGEILDGTFMSKKALRQFFTEQIEHAKSQDLLLSLHLKATMMKVSDPIMFGHAVSIFYKDVFEKHAATFKELGVNPNMGLGDLYKKIQSLPEAKRAEIEADIRSEYTKRPKLAMVDSDKGITNLHVPSDVIVDASMPVVVRDGGKMWGPDGQLHDTKAMIPDRCYATMYKEIIEDCKKHGAFDPATMGSVPNVGLMAQKAEEYGSHPTTFEIPYDGTVRVVDANGKVLMEHQVEDGDIWRMSRVKDIPIQDWVKLAVRRARATGAHSIFWLDKNRAHDAQVIAKVEKYLKDHDTTGLEIKILPPAEAMRYSLERIRKGLDTISVTGNVLRDYLTDLFPILELGTSAKMLSIVPLLAGGGLFETGAGGSAPKHVQQFVKEGYLRWDSLGEFSALAASLEHLGTTFRNDKAMVLAETLDQAIAKFLDANKSPARQVGQIDNRGSHFYLAMYWAQALSEQKKDGELRVRFANVARQFENYESLINEELLGAQGKPVDMGGYYHPDKVKTAKAMRPSGSLNAIIGNMMIFS; from the coding sequence ATGGCGACACACAAGATTATCTGGACGGAAATTGATGAAGCACCCGCACTAGCAACGTACTCGTTGCTCCCTATCGTTCAGGCGTTCACCAGGGGGACCGGTGTTGAGGTTGAAACCCGGAATATCTCACTTGCTGGTAGGATTATTTCCATTTTCCCTGAGAACCTGACGGAAGCACAAAGAATTCCCGATCAACTGGCCCAGTTGGGTGAACTTACCCAGAGCCCGGAAGCAAATATCATCAAGCTCCCCAATATTAGTGCTTCTGTCCCTCAGCTTAAAGAGGCCATAAAAGAACTCCAGAGGCAGGGGTACAATGTCCCCGATTATCCTGAGGATCCCAAGACCGACGCCGAGAAGGAGGTCAAGGAAAGGTATGCCAAGGTGCTCGGCAGTGCCGTCAACCCGGTGCTGCGCGAGGGTAATTCCGACCGTCGAGCTCCGTTGTCGGTGAAGAACTTTTCAAAGAAGAATCCGCACAATCTCGCACACTGGAGCCCGGATTCCAGTGCACATGTCGCCCATATGACCGGAGGCGACTTTTATGGCAACGAAAAGTCCATAACCGCAGAGGACGCATTCGAGTTCAGGATCGAGCTAATTAACAAGGACGGCAAGACAACCGTCCTGAAAGACAAGATGAAGGCGGAGAAGGGCGAAATCCTTGACGGCACCTTCATGAGCAAAAAGGCGCTTCGCCAGTTCTTTACTGAACAGATCGAGCATGCCAAAAGTCAGGATCTGCTCCTCTCCCTACACCTTAAGGCCACCATGATGAAGGTCTCCGACCCGATCATGTTCGGTCATGCCGTATCCATCTTTTACAAAGATGTGTTTGAGAAGCATGCAGCAACCTTCAAGGAGCTTGGTGTCAATCCCAACATGGGGCTCGGCGACCTCTACAAGAAGATCCAGAGCCTGCCGGAAGCAAAGCGTGCCGAGATCGAAGCCGACATCCGGTCTGAGTACACCAAGCGCCCGAAGCTGGCGATGGTTGATTCCGACAAAGGTATCACCAACCTGCATGTGCCCAGCGACGTCATCGTTGACGCCTCCATGCCGGTAGTTGTCCGTGACGGAGGCAAGATGTGGGGGCCTGACGGCCAGCTCCATGATACCAAGGCAATGATCCCGGACCGCTGCTACGCCACGATGTACAAGGAGATCATCGAGGACTGCAAAAAACATGGCGCCTTCGATCCCGCCACTATGGGCTCCGTTCCCAACGTTGGTCTCATGGCCCAGAAAGCCGAAGAGTACGGTTCCCATCCGACCACGTTTGAAATCCCTTACGATGGAACCGTCCGCGTGGTGGACGCCAACGGCAAGGTTCTGATGGAGCACCAGGTGGAGGACGGCGATATCTGGCGGATGTCCCGCGTGAAGGACATCCCGATCCAGGACTGGGTCAAGCTAGCCGTGAGGCGGGCCAGGGCCACCGGTGCCCATTCCATTTTCTGGTTGGACAAGAATCGAGCCCATGACGCCCAAGTTATTGCCAAGGTAGAGAAATACCTCAAGGATCACGACACCACTGGCCTCGAAATCAAGATTTTGCCGCCGGCTGAGGCCATGCGTTATTCGCTGGAACGAATCCGCAAAGGGCTGGATACTATCTCGGTCACAGGCAACGTTCTCCGGGACTACCTGACAGACCTCTTTCCTATCCTAGAACTGGGGACCAGCGCCAAGATGCTCTCCATCGTGCCACTGCTGGCGGGCGGCGGTCTGTTTGAGACCGGCGCGGGAGGTTCTGCCCCCAAGCATGTTCAGCAGTTTGTCAAGGAAGGATATCTGCGTTGGGATTCCCTCGGGGAGTTCTCGGCCCTTGCCGCTTCCCTCGAGCATCTCGGAACCACCTTCAGAAACGACAAGGCCATGGTCCTCGCCGAGACCCTCGATCAGGCCATCGCCAAGTTCCTTGACGCCAACAAGTCGCCTGCCCGCCAGGTGGGGCAGATCGACAACCGCGGCAGCCATTTCTACCTTGCCATGTACTGGGCACAGGCGCTGTCAGAACAGAAAAAAGACGGGGAGCTTCGGGTTCGCTTTGCCAACGTGGCACGTCAATTTGAAAATTACGAATCCTTGATCAATGAGGAACTGCTCGGTGCCCAGGGAAAACCCGTTGACATGGGAGGGTACTATCACCCCGACAAGGTAAAAACAGCCAAGGCCATGCGTCCAAGTGGTAGCTTGAATGCTATTATCGGCAACATGATGATATTCAGCTAG
- the rpoH gene encoding RNA polymerase sigma factor RpoH, translating into MVTNLPVVADSLTLYLSEIRKFRLLTEDEERNYAIKFFEEKDLEAAHTLITSNLRYVVKVASEYRRYGLKMLDLIQEGNIGLMMAVRKFNPYKGVRLISYAVWWIRAYIQNYIVSAWSLVKIGTTQAQKKLFYGLRKTKEALLKLTGSDSDTLEVSSKLHVPDHEVVEMEQRLKGDVSLNDELFESDGLTILDAIADDRMNQEEMLGEYQKERVLKKAIAQALQGLNEKERYIVEHRITSDDPATLQDIADHFSISRERVRQIEERALTKLSNSLKPQLLLAH; encoded by the coding sequence ATGGTTACCAATCTGCCAGTTGTTGCCGACAGTCTTACCCTCTATCTTTCCGAAATTCGCAAATTCAGATTACTCACCGAAGACGAGGAGAGGAACTACGCCATCAAGTTCTTTGAGGAAAAGGACCTTGAGGCAGCTCATACCCTCATTACTTCAAACCTTCGCTATGTGGTTAAGGTCGCTTCCGAATATCGCCGTTACGGTCTGAAAATGCTCGATCTGATCCAGGAGGGCAATATTGGCCTGATGATGGCTGTTCGCAAATTCAATCCCTATAAAGGGGTTCGGTTGATTTCCTACGCCGTATGGTGGATTCGGGCCTATATCCAGAATTACATTGTTTCCGCTTGGAGCCTGGTAAAAATCGGTACTACGCAAGCACAGAAAAAATTGTTTTATGGGTTACGCAAGACCAAGGAAGCACTGCTTAAATTAACCGGCAGTGATAGCGACACCTTGGAAGTTTCCAGTAAGCTCCATGTGCCAGATCATGAGGTCGTTGAAATGGAGCAACGGCTTAAAGGGGACGTTTCTCTTAATGATGAGCTTTTCGAAAGCGATGGCCTGACGATACTTGATGCAATTGCTGATGACCGGATGAATCAGGAAGAAATGCTAGGCGAGTATCAAAAAGAGCGTGTACTGAAAAAAGCAATTGCTCAAGCTTTGCAGGGGTTGAATGAAAAAGAGAGGTATATTGTTGAACACAGGATCACTAGTGATGATCCCGCAACACTTCAAGATATTGCGGACCACTTTTCAATTTCACGTGAGCGGGTACGCCAGATAGAAGAGCGTGCATTGACAAAACTAAGCAATAGCCTGAAGCCCCAATTATTACTCGCTCACTAG
- a CDS encoding chaperone modulator CbpM — protein MTAQQYDIIISRKHELVAVPGITIHELSRLCECHLSVARRLFSIGLIEPLSAGTTPLFDRSAVVRARKALRLKRDLGLNFDAMALVMELLDRIDELERRF, from the coding sequence ATGACCGCTCAACAGTATGATATAATCATCAGCAGAAAGCATGAACTGGTCGCCGTGCCGGGCATCACCATCCATGAATTGAGCCGGCTGTGCGAGTGCCACCTTTCGGTGGCGAGGCGGCTCTTTTCCATCGGCCTCATCGAGCCGCTGTCTGCAGGGACAACTCCTCTATTCGACCGGAGCGCCGTGGTCAGGGCCAGGAAGGCCCTGCGCCTGAAACGGGATCTTGGTCTCAACTTCGATGCAATGGCCCTGGTGATGGAACTGCTTGATCGCATTGACGAGCTGGAACGGAGATTCTGA
- a CDS encoding phosphate-starvation-inducible PsiE family protein, with the protein MLHRASEGLSKAKPYHLFEHLIANILVLLISFIVVVALYKLGEDVLSLLVSRAFDPLKHETFQTVFGGIMTLLIAMEFKHSILVATKRQQNIIQVKTVILVSILALARKFIILDIHALEAAKIAALALALVALGAVYWLMRERDAWNMEHGRQEEG; encoded by the coding sequence TTGTTACACAGAGCAAGCGAGGGGCTCAGTAAAGCAAAGCCTTATCACCTGTTCGAGCACCTGATCGCCAATATACTGGTGCTGCTCATTTCGTTCATCGTGGTTGTCGCCTTGTACAAGCTGGGTGAAGATGTCCTCAGCCTGCTGGTGAGCAGAGCCTTCGATCCGCTGAAACACGAAACCTTCCAGACAGTATTTGGCGGCATCATGACCCTGCTCATTGCCATGGAGTTCAAGCACTCCATTTTGGTCGCCACCAAACGGCAGCAGAATATCATCCAGGTTAAAACCGTCATTCTGGTGTCGATTCTTGCTTTGGCCCGTAAATTCATTATCCTGGACATCCATGCCCTTGAAGCGGCCAAGATCGCGGCACTGGCTCTGGCACTCGTCGCTCTGGGGGCCGTGTACTGGCTTATGCGGGAACGGGATGCCTGGAACATGGAACATGGCCGGCAAGAAGAAGGATAA
- the istB gene encoding IS21-like element helper ATPase IstB — translation MLTQPTIEKLNSMKLTAMARAFADQMQCPDMAQLSFEERFGLIVDYQMTDLENRRMQNRLKNAKLRLSASIEDLDFRQGRGVDRSQVMSLAGNQWVKSHHNILVTGPTGAGKSYLACALAQKACRDGHSVLYQRVPRLLQEIAVSRLDGRYNKIIAPLTKCEVLILDDMLISPLTREEQRELLEIVEERYDRKATVITSQLPVRAWHDAMQDPTLADAILDRLVHNAYKLELRGESMRRKRSVLDQKTETVTE, via the coding sequence ATGCTGACACAACCGACCATCGAGAAGCTGAACTCGATGAAACTGACAGCCATGGCTAGGGCCTTTGCGGACCAGATGCAATGCCCGGACATGGCACAGCTCTCCTTTGAAGAGCGCTTCGGCCTGATCGTGGACTACCAGATGACCGATCTGGAAAACCGGCGGATGCAGAACCGACTCAAGAACGCCAAGCTCAGGCTGTCTGCCTCGATCGAGGATCTGGACTTCCGCCAGGGAAGAGGTGTTGACCGCTCACAGGTCATGTCCCTTGCCGGGAATCAGTGGGTGAAGAGCCATCACAACATCCTGGTGACCGGGCCGACCGGCGCCGGCAAGAGTTACCTGGCCTGTGCGCTGGCACAGAAAGCCTGCCGGGACGGTCACTCTGTTCTCTACCAGAGAGTGCCGCGGCTGCTTCAGGAGATCGCGGTATCCAGGCTCGATGGCCGCTACAACAAGATCATTGCGCCGCTAACCAAATGCGAGGTGCTGATTCTGGACGACATGCTCATCTCTCCCCTGACGCGGGAGGAACAGCGGGAACTGCTGGAGATCGTCGAGGAACGTTATGACCGCAAGGCAACCGTTATCACCAGCCAGCTGCCGGTGAGGGCCTGGCATGATGCCATGCAGGATCCGACTCTGGCTGACGCCATACTGGACAGACTGGTGCACAATGCCTACAAGCTGGAACTGAGGGGTGAATCCATGAGACGAAAACGATCCGTGCTTGACCAGAAAACAGAAACTGTGACAGAGTAA
- the istA gene encoding IS21 family transposase — MRKIREILRLVWSCNQSRRDTSRTCGVGKSTVDDTINRAVAAGFSWPLPADLDDEALELRLYPPVVNPASRKLPQPDWRALHDELVKHKKLTLMLLWQEYKEGEPSGYQYSQFCELYRQWRKKLDRSMRQEHRAGEKFFVDYSGQTVPVVDATTGEVRDAQMFVGVMGGSNQTYADATWTQSLADWTGSHVRAFGFMDAVPHCIVPDNLLSAVTKTCRYEPDINPTYAALADHYGTAIVPARVRHPKDKAKVEGGVLIAQRFILAGLRNRTFFSLAEANAAIRERLLLLNNRPFRKLPGCRQSRFEEIDLPAMLPLPETPYEYAQWKKARVHIDYHVELEGHFYSVPHRLVKEQVDVRYTETIVECFYKGNRVASHPKSSVQGKHTTTPEHMPKAHREFAEWTPERIISWAAQTGTATAQVVETILSRKAYPEHGFRSCMGIISLAKRYTKERLEAACERAVTIKGVTYRSIKSILENNLDQKALPKQMELLPVAHENIRGTDYYNDERKLYADTTDHREAELDETDSHG, encoded by the coding sequence TTTCCTGGCCTTTGCCTGCCGATCTCGATGATGAAGCCCTTGAACTGCGCCTCTATCCCCCCGTTGTCAACCCAGCCTCCCGCAAGCTGCCCCAACCCGACTGGCGGGCTCTGCACGATGAACTTGTCAAACATAAGAAGCTCACCCTCATGCTGTTGTGGCAGGAGTACAAGGAGGGCGAACCCTCCGGTTACCAGTACAGCCAGTTCTGCGAACTGTACCGGCAATGGAGAAAGAAGCTCGACCGCTCCATGCGCCAGGAGCACCGTGCCGGCGAGAAGTTCTTTGTCGACTACAGTGGCCAGACGGTACCGGTTGTGGACGCCACCACCGGCGAGGTCCGGGACGCCCAGATGTTCGTGGGTGTCATGGGCGGCAGCAACCAGACCTATGCCGATGCCACTTGGACCCAGTCACTTGCAGACTGGACCGGATCCCATGTGCGGGCGTTCGGTTTTATGGACGCCGTCCCGCATTGCATCGTTCCCGACAACTTGCTCTCCGCCGTCACCAAGACCTGCCGCTATGAACCCGATATAAACCCCACCTATGCGGCACTTGCCGATCATTACGGCACCGCCATCGTTCCTGCCCGTGTACGCCATCCCAAGGATAAGGCCAAGGTCGAAGGGGGCGTGCTGATTGCCCAGCGTTTCATCCTGGCAGGCCTGCGCAACCGGACCTTCTTCAGCCTGGCCGAAGCCAATGCCGCCATTCGTGAACGCCTTCTCCTTCTGAACAACCGCCCCTTCAGGAAGCTGCCCGGATGCCGACAGAGCCGGTTCGAGGAGATTGACCTTCCGGCCATGCTGCCTTTACCGGAAACACCCTATGAGTATGCCCAGTGGAAGAAGGCCCGGGTGCACATCGATTACCATGTCGAACTGGAAGGGCACTTCTACAGCGTCCCGCATCGCCTGGTGAAGGAACAGGTGGATGTGCGTTACACCGAGACGATCGTCGAGTGCTTCTACAAGGGAAACCGGGTTGCCTCCCATCCCAAGTCATCTGTCCAGGGCAAACACACCACCACACCGGAGCATATGCCCAAAGCCCACCGTGAGTTCGCCGAGTGGACACCGGAGCGGATCATCTCCTGGGCCGCCCAGACCGGAACAGCGACGGCACAGGTGGTGGAAACCATTCTGTCACGCAAGGCATATCCCGAGCACGGCTTCCGATCCTGCATGGGGATCATCTCGCTTGCGAAGCGCTATACCAAAGAACGTCTGGAGGCGGCCTGTGAACGGGCAGTCACCATTAAAGGCGTCACCTACAGAAGCATCAAGTCGATCCTAGAGAACAACCTGGATCAGAAGGCGCTACCCAAACAGATGGAACTACTTCCGGTTGCCCACGAGAACATCAGGGGCACGGATTACTACAACGACGAAAGGAAACTGTATGCTGACACAACCGACCATCGAGAAGCTGAACTCGATGAAACTGACAGCCATGGCTAG
- a CDS encoding Hsp20/alpha crystallin family protein → MSNLLPEKWSEALERVHDKVGHFLTRLMPRKNEEHSPERITADTLPAFMQFGGPSLDMHETSDELIIRAEVPGLKRDDFSVELVGRRLTIKGEKNVVRERKGGDGCLISECRYGSFARTLQLPYEIDEKAIAADLKNGVLTIRLPKPDKGRHARYRVPVS, encoded by the coding sequence ATGTCAAACCTGTTGCCCGAGAAATGGAGCGAGGCGCTGGAGCGGGTTCATGACAAAGTCGGCCATTTCCTGACCAGACTCATGCCGCGAAAAAATGAGGAGCATTCTCCGGAACGAATCACGGCCGACACCCTGCCAGCCTTCATGCAGTTTGGTGGCCCGTCGCTCGACATGCACGAGACATCTGATGAACTGATCATCAGGGCAGAAGTACCGGGACTGAAGAGAGATGATTTCTCGGTTGAGCTTGTCGGCAGGCGGTTAACGATAAAAGGTGAAAAGAACGTGGTACGCGAACGGAAAGGAGGTGATGGGTGCCTAATTTCAGAATGCCGGTACGGCAGCTTCGCCAGAACTCTCCAGTTGCCGTACGAAATCGATGAGAAGGCAATTGCGGCGGACCTCAAAAACGGGGTCCTGACCATCCGGCTGCCCAAGCCGGACAAAGGACGGCATGCCCGCTACCGGGTGCCGGTATCCTGA
- a CDS encoding Hsp20/alpha crystallin family protein gives MATWDVFKELDNLRREIDEAFRGAGYNRPFGPTFLSPLTTRRFPLVNFSEDEGHVYIEALIPGVDPKDVDLTVLRNTVTISGERKPFVEKEGQIVHRSELGSGKFSRTLELPVDIDPDKITASCRDGIMQINLAKAEHAKPKKIDIKLS, from the coding sequence ATGGCAACCTGGGATGTATTCAAAGAACTGGACAATCTGAGAAGGGAAATCGACGAAGCTTTCCGTGGCGCTGGTTACAACCGTCCGTTTGGACCGACATTCCTTTCGCCGCTAACAACCCGTCGATTCCCGCTGGTCAACTTCAGCGAGGATGAGGGGCATGTCTACATCGAGGCTCTGATTCCCGGCGTTGATCCGAAGGATGTCGATCTGACCGTACTGCGGAACACGGTCACCATCAGCGGGGAACGCAAACCGTTCGTCGAGAAGGAAGGGCAGATCGTACACCGCTCCGAACTCGGATCCGGCAAATTCTCCCGCACCTTGGAACTGCCGGTTGACATCGATCCCGACAAGATCACGGCCAGTTGCAGGGACGGCATCATGCAGATCAATCTGGCCAAGGCCGAACATGCCAAACCAAAAAAAATCGACATCAAACTTTCGTGA
- a CDS encoding S1C family serine protease, producing MPQYSPSDPFLRRLRWLTIAVITVLFAWHALSWADRAFQKESATPRAVTARGDLAADEKSTIELFERSRDSVVYISTSERVMDFWSRNIFTIPRGTGSGFIWDDKGHVVTNYHVIDGASEARVRLSDGKEYKASLVGASPMHDLAVLKIATGLKGHSLPVGTSHNLKVGQKVFAIGNPFGLDWTLTTGIVSALDRSLKGESGSVIEHLIQTDAAINPGNSGGPLLDSAGRLIGINTAIYSPSGASAGVGFAVPVDTVNRVVPQLIGQGKYVRPSLGIEIDQDLNEAITEQLGVKGVAILKVRSNSPAARAGFKGITINRDRTFTPGDIIIAVQGKQVETTPKLLARLDDFKAGDTVTITILRDGKQQQRSVQLQAE from the coding sequence ATGCCTCAGTACTCGCCAAGTGACCCGTTCCTGCGCCGCCTGCGTTGGCTGACCATTGCGGTCATCACCGTGCTGTTCGCCTGGCATGCCCTGTCGTGGGCGGACCGGGCTTTCCAGAAAGAATCGGCAACACCGCGAGCGGTAACCGCCCGGGGCGATCTGGCCGCCGATGAGAAATCGACCATCGAACTGTTCGAACGGTCCCGCGATTCGGTCGTGTATATTTCAACCTCGGAACGGGTCATGGACTTCTGGAGCCGCAATATCTTCACCATCCCTCGTGGCACCGGGTCCGGGTTCATTTGGGATGACAAGGGACATGTGGTCACCAATTACCATGTCATCGATGGGGCCTCGGAAGCACGGGTCAGATTGTCGGATGGCAAGGAGTACAAGGCCAGTCTGGTCGGCGCCAGTCCCATGCACGACCTGGCGGTGCTGAAGATCGCTACCGGCTTAAAAGGGCATTCGCTGCCGGTGGGGACCTCTCACAACCTGAAGGTCGGACAGAAGGTCTTTGCCATCGGCAATCCCTTCGGCCTCGACTGGACCCTGACTACCGGGATCGTCTCTGCTCTGGACCGGTCATTGAAGGGAGAATCCGGCAGCGTCATCGAGCATCTGATCCAGACCGATGCCGCCATCAACCCGGGCAATTCCGGCGGGCCGTTGCTTGATTCCGCCGGTCGGCTCATCGGCATCAATACCGCCATCTACAGCCCGTCCGGCGCATCCGCCGGGGTCGGATTCGCGGTTCCGGTTGATACTGTCAACCGGGTGGTTCCGCAACTGATTGGTCAAGGGAAATATGTTCGTCCATCCTTGGGAATTGAAATTGATCAGGATCTCAACGAGGCGATTACCGAGCAGCTTGGCGTCAAAGGTGTGGCAATACTCAAGGTGCGTTCAAATTCTCCGGCAGCGCGTGCAGGGTTCAAAGGCATAACCATTAACCGTGACCGAACATTTACTCCGGGGGATATCATTATAGCCGTACAAGGAAAACAGGTCGAAACGACTCCCAAATTGCTGGCTCGACTGGATGACTTCAAGGCGGGCGATACGGTGACCATCACCATTCTCCGTGACGGCAAACAACAGCAGCGCAGCGTTCAGTTGCAAGCAGAGTAA